The following are encoded together in the Naumannella cuiyingiana genome:
- a CDS encoding DUF202 domain-containing protein yields MTPPETPPADRRWPRRVYGEGSEPDARFTFANERTFLAWIRTGLALLAAGVAVAAFGGTGPDRPWQNQVAALLLIGLGVLSGVSAYLRWMQQERALRRGDPLPSSGMMPVLALSVVVIAALGVTLVV; encoded by the coding sequence GTGACCCCGCCGGAAACACCGCCCGCCGACCGCCGCTGGCCGCGCCGGGTCTACGGCGAGGGCTCCGAGCCGGACGCCCGATTCACCTTCGCCAACGAGCGCACCTTCCTCGCCTGGATCCGGACGGGCCTCGCGCTGCTCGCCGCGGGTGTCGCCGTCGCGGCCTTCGGCGGCACCGGGCCCGACCGGCCCTGGCAGAACCAGGTCGCCGCGCTGCTGCTGATCGGGCTCGGCGTGCTCAGCGGCGTCTCGGCGTACCTGCGCTGGATGCAACAGGAGCGCGCCCTGCGGCGGGGCGACCCACTGCCGAGCTCGGGCATGATGCCGGTACTGGCGCTGTCGGTCGTGGTGATCGCGGCGCTCGGCGTGACTCTGGTCGTCTGA
- a CDS encoding YidH family protein yields MPPGAIPAPWDPGLQNERTRLAWQRTALSLLVATLVMARLLAHTSIPLAIGLSTASVLIMAALARLAERRYRLAQRRLHANAPLSGAGLPAAMTALLVLLGVATAFWVINS; encoded by the coding sequence ATGCCGCCCGGTGCCATCCCGGCCCCGTGGGACCCGGGCCTGCAGAACGAACGCACCCGCCTGGCGTGGCAGCGGACCGCCCTGTCGCTGCTGGTGGCGACGCTGGTGATGGCTCGGCTGCTCGCCCACACCAGCATCCCGCTGGCAATCGGTCTGTCCACCGCGTCGGTGCTGATCATGGCGGCGCTGGCCCGGCTGGCCGAGCGGCGCTACCGGCTGGCCCAGCGGCGCCTGCATGCCAATGCGCCGCTATCGGGTGCGGGGCTGCCCGCCGCGATGACTGCCCTACTGGTGCTGCTCGGCGTCGCCACCGCCTTCTGGGTGATCAACTCCTGA
- a CDS encoding metallopeptidase family protein, giving the protein MPVSLTLAEFDRLVDRALETIPPELAAMVDNCLVIVEPDPPEGEPDLLGLYDGIPLTERDSAYSGVLPDRIFIYMNPTLAICHTTDDVVEEVHITVVHEIAHHFGIDDDRLHELGYA; this is encoded by the coding sequence GTGCCCGTCTCGCTGACCCTCGCCGAGTTCGATCGGCTGGTCGATCGCGCGCTCGAAACGATCCCTCCCGAGCTCGCCGCGATGGTCGACAACTGTCTGGTGATCGTGGAGCCCGACCCGCCCGAGGGGGAGCCCGACCTGCTCGGCCTGTACGACGGAATCCCTTTGACAGAAAGGGATTCCGCCTACAGTGGGGTGCTACCGGATCGGATCTTCATCTACATGAATCCGACGTTGGCGATCTGTCACACGACCGACGACGTGGTCGAGGAGGTGCACATCACCGTGGTGCACGAGATCGCCCACCATTTCGGCATCGACGACGACCGGCTGCACGAGCTCGGGTACGCCTGA
- a CDS encoding septal ring lytic transglycosylase RlpA family protein yields the protein MRKVLRTTKSLVACASATAVLATGGIVAGIVASTQADADPGNVRANGGLFVRSGPGTQFRVIGGLPNGAPIDSTGPSKNGFLPVDFDGRQGWVSARYIDDRGVGSGSGAAAAPSTGEAYATTEVYVRTGATINYREVGMLFTGERVELTGVRSGNYSQVKYRGQTRWVATQYLAATWGTREDDSDSTDDTSTGGGQDDSGDQDSGNQDNSGNQDNSGDPTANPVDEGPATTAPGSDPRPVAPDPDDEDTGDENANPSPQPTNKPEPSKSPEPTKSPEPTNKPEPTNKPEPTNKPEPTKSPEPTPTKKPEGPKLPAIKSRAKATADLMIRSSDRKPFDVIKEVRKGTVLDLTGVYRNGMAQIVFEGAVRWVNAAYLEGPGVPAPPKNELPKTVGSRYATTALDIRTSSGNDSRTVEEVPRGTKLEITGRTENGRAQIVYRGAVRWVTAKYLAEKKPSDPKPDNSGGGISLPGLHPNAQRALADVQREFPQITTIYGKRNDPGSDHNTGRALDVMLPNYRSNRALGDEIAAWARSNASRYNIDYVIFNQKIWSVARSGEGWRSMADRGSDTQNHRDHVHISFKDTATATRTSTGSSSTGSKTSATSGGSDSGSSSGGGATETCKASFYSDPQPTASGERFDPNAMTAAHKTLPMGTRVRVTNKANGKSVEVRINDRGPYIEGRCLDLSRAAFAKIADLDAGVTDVEWRKV from the coding sequence GTGCGAAAAGTCCTGCGTACCACGAAGTCGCTCGTCGCGTGCGCGAGCGCGACCGCCGTACTCGCCACCGGTGGCATCGTCGCCGGCATCGTCGCGAGCACCCAGGCCGACGCCGACCCCGGCAACGTCCGTGCCAACGGCGGCCTCTTCGTGCGCTCCGGCCCCGGAACCCAGTTCCGCGTGATCGGCGGCCTGCCGAACGGCGCCCCGATCGACTCCACCGGCCCCAGCAAGAACGGCTTCCTGCCGGTCGACTTCGACGGCCGGCAGGGCTGGGTCTCGGCGCGCTACATCGACGACCGCGGGGTGGGCTCCGGGTCGGGCGCGGCGGCCGCCCCGAGCACGGGCGAGGCGTACGCGACGACCGAGGTATATGTCCGCACCGGCGCGACGATCAACTACCGCGAGGTCGGCATGCTGTTCACCGGCGAGCGGGTCGAGCTCACGGGGGTACGCTCCGGCAACTACTCGCAGGTGAAGTACCGCGGCCAGACGCGCTGGGTCGCGACCCAGTACCTCGCCGCCACCTGGGGCACTCGCGAGGACGACTCCGATTCCACCGACGACACCTCCACCGGCGGCGGTCAGGACGATTCGGGTGACCAGGACTCGGGCAACCAGGACAACTCGGGCAACCAGGACAACTCGGGCGACCCGACCGCGAACCCGGTCGACGAGGGTCCGGCCACCACCGCCCCGGGCAGCGACCCGCGGCCGGTCGCCCCCGACCCGGACGATGAGGACACCGGCGACGAGAACGCGAATCCGTCGCCGCAACCCACCAACAAGCCCGAGCCCAGCAAGAGCCCGGAGCCGACCAAGAGCCCCGAGCCGACCAACAAGCCCGAGCCCACCAACAAGCCCGAGCCCACCAACAAGCCCGAGCCGACCAAGAGCCCCGAGCCCACGCCGACGAAGAAGCCCGAGGGCCCGAAGCTCCCGGCGATCAAGTCGCGGGCGAAGGCGACGGCCGACCTGATGATCAGGTCCAGCGATCGCAAGCCGTTCGACGTGATCAAGGAGGTCCGCAAGGGCACCGTGCTCGACCTGACGGGCGTCTACCGCAACGGCATGGCGCAGATCGTCTTCGAGGGCGCGGTGCGCTGGGTGAATGCGGCGTACCTGGAGGGTCCGGGCGTACCGGCACCGCCGAAGAACGAACTGCCGAAGACGGTCGGCTCGCGGTACGCCACGACGGCGCTCGACATCCGGACCAGCTCGGGCAATGACTCGCGAACCGTCGAGGAGGTCCCCCGCGGCACGAAGCTGGAGATCACCGGCCGGACCGAGAACGGGCGAGCCCAGATCGTCTACCGCGGCGCGGTGCGCTGGGTGACGGCGAAGTACCTGGCCGAGAAGAAGCCGTCCGACCCCAAGCCGGACAACTCCGGCGGCGGGATCAGCCTGCCCGGCCTGCACCCCAACGCCCAGCGGGCCCTGGCCGACGTGCAGCGCGAGTTCCCGCAGATCACCACGATCTACGGCAAGCGCAACGATCCCGGCTCCGACCACAACACCGGCCGCGCGCTGGACGTGATGTTGCCCAACTACCGGTCGAACCGGGCACTGGGCGACGAGATCGCCGCCTGGGCACGGTCGAATGCCAGCCGCTACAACATCGACTACGTGATCTTCAACCAGAAGATCTGGAGCGTGGCCCGGTCCGGCGAGGGCTGGCGCTCGATGGCCGATCGCGGCTCGGACACCCAGAACCACCGTGACCACGTGCACATCTCGTTCAAGGACACGGCCACGGCGACCCGGACATCGACCGGCAGCAGCTCGACCGGCAGCAAGACCTCGGCCACCAGCGGCGGCTCGGACTCCGGTTCGAGCTCCGGCGGCGGCGCGACGGAGACCTGCAAGGCGAGCTTCTACTCCGATCCGCAGCCGACGGCCTCCGGCGAGCGCTTCGACCCGAACGCCATGACGGCCGCGCACAAGACGCTGCCGATGGGTACGCGGGTGCGGGTCACCAACAAGGCCAACGGCAAGAGCGTCGAGGTTCGAATCAACGATCGCGGGCCCTACATCGAGGGCCGCTGCCTGGACCTGTCGCGGGCCGCGTTCGCCAAGATCGCCGACCTCGACGCCGGTGTGACCGACGTCGAATGGCGCAAGGTCTGA
- a CDS encoding IclR family transcriptional regulator: MSAERGSVQSLTRAFEVLEAMADAQGSISLSELSTTTGMPLATIHRILQTLSAGGYVRQEPSREYALGSRLLRLNNAATRALDQVAAPHLRTLVDELGETANLAALEANHAVYVAQAPSRHAMRMFTEVGRRVSLHSTGVGKALLAQLDRDEAARLVARTGLAAATDRTIVTADELLDHLATIREHGWAVDDGEQEVGVRCVATAVPWRPRALAISISGPSERLTMAQLDMIGPLLQRVASALAADLERDIDS, translated from the coding sequence GTGAGCGCCGAACGCGGCTCCGTGCAGTCGCTCACCCGCGCCTTCGAGGTGCTGGAGGCCATGGCCGATGCGCAGGGCTCGATCAGTCTCTCCGAGCTCTCCACCACGACCGGGATGCCGCTGGCCACGATCCACCGGATCCTGCAGACCCTGAGCGCGGGCGGATACGTCCGCCAGGAGCCCTCACGAGAGTACGCGCTCGGGTCGCGGTTGCTCCGGCTGAACAACGCGGCGACGCGGGCGCTCGACCAGGTCGCCGCGCCGCACCTGCGCACCCTGGTCGACGAGCTCGGCGAGACCGCGAACCTCGCGGCGCTGGAGGCCAATCACGCGGTCTATGTCGCCCAGGCTCCGTCGCGGCACGCGATGCGCATGTTCACCGAGGTCGGGCGCCGGGTGAGCCTGCATTCGACCGGGGTGGGCAAGGCGCTGTTGGCACAGCTCGACCGCGACGAAGCGGCGCGCCTGGTGGCGCGTACCGGGTTGGCAGCCGCGACCGACCGCACCATCGTGACCGCGGACGAGTTGCTGGACCACCTCGCGACCATTCGTGAGCACGGGTGGGCCGTCGATGACGGCGAGCAGGAGGTAGGCGTGCGCTGCGTCGCAACCGCCGTCCCGTGGCGCCCCCGGGCGCTGGCCATTTCCATCTCCGGCCCGTCCGAGCGTTTGACGATGGCCCAGCTCGACATGATCGGCCCGCTGCTGCAGAGGGTGGCAAGCGCGCTCGCCGCCGATCTTGAGCGCGACATCGATAGCTGA
- a CDS encoding FAD-linked oxidase C-terminal domain-containing protein — MGTGVATPGDLASCRRELAAALPADALLADPADLRTYECDGLTGFRVQPALVVLPRSTSEVAACVAACHRHRIPFVARGAGTGLSGGALPVADGVVIGLARMRDVLEIDSANARMRVQPGVTNAEISTHAAPLGLYYAPDPSSQVVCTIGGNVAENSGGAHCLKYGFTVNHVLAVTMVTADGTILEFGDDCADRIGPDLLALIVGSEGTLGIVTEVTVRLLPKPAAVRTLVADFAAVAQAADTVSEIIAAGIVPAAVEMMDKLAIAAVEKGVRAGLSTRAEAILIIEVDGFAGQCDEDFAAIREICAAHGATAVHIPADAAERALIWQGRKAAFASMGQISPDYFVQDGVIPRTKLTPVLDRIAEMAREADLAVANVFHAGDGNLHPLVLYDARIPDQAERAEQLSTAIAELCVDAGGSLSGEHGIGTDKACSMPRMFSEIDLAAMDRVRAAFDPDGLCNPGKVLPTPRLCGERPGPYRPHPIETAGLAGRG; from the coding sequence ATGGGTACCGGAGTTGCTACCCCTGGCGATCTGGCAAGCTGCCGGCGAGAACTCGCCGCTGCCCTGCCGGCTGACGCGCTGCTCGCCGATCCGGCAGACCTGCGCACCTACGAGTGCGACGGCCTGACCGGCTTTCGGGTGCAACCCGCCCTGGTCGTGCTCCCGCGCAGCACCTCCGAGGTGGCCGCGTGCGTGGCCGCCTGCCACCGCCACCGGATACCGTTCGTCGCCCGCGGGGCGGGCACCGGACTTTCCGGCGGGGCATTGCCCGTCGCCGACGGTGTGGTGATCGGACTCGCCCGGATGCGGGACGTGCTCGAGATCGATTCCGCCAATGCCCGCATGCGCGTCCAACCCGGCGTCACCAATGCGGAGATCTCGACCCACGCGGCGCCACTGGGCCTCTACTACGCCCCGGACCCGTCGAGCCAGGTCGTGTGCACCATCGGCGGCAACGTCGCGGAGAACAGTGGCGGCGCGCATTGCCTGAAGTACGGGTTCACCGTGAACCATGTCCTCGCGGTCACCATGGTCACCGCCGACGGCACGATCCTCGAGTTCGGCGACGATTGCGCCGATCGGATCGGCCCCGACCTTCTCGCCCTGATCGTCGGCTCCGAGGGCACCCTCGGCATCGTCACCGAGGTGACCGTGCGGCTGCTGCCCAAACCCGCCGCGGTGCGTACGCTCGTGGCCGACTTCGCAGCCGTCGCTCAGGCGGCGGACACCGTGAGCGAGATCATCGCCGCAGGAATCGTGCCCGCCGCGGTCGAGATGATGGACAAGCTGGCGATTGCTGCCGTCGAGAAGGGGGTTCGGGCGGGACTGTCGACCCGGGCCGAGGCGATTCTGATCATCGAGGTCGATGGCTTCGCCGGCCAGTGCGACGAGGACTTCGCCGCGATTCGCGAGATCTGTGCCGCCCACGGCGCGACCGCGGTACACATTCCCGCGGACGCGGCCGAACGCGCCCTGATCTGGCAGGGGCGCAAGGCCGCCTTCGCCTCGATGGGCCAGATCAGCCCCGACTATTTCGTCCAGGACGGGGTGATTCCACGAACGAAGCTGACCCCGGTCCTGGACCGCATCGCCGAGATGGCCCGTGAGGCCGATCTGGCGGTTGCCAATGTCTTCCACGCCGGCGACGGCAACCTGCACCCGCTGGTTCTCTACGATGCGCGCATCCCGGACCAGGCCGAGCGCGCCGAACAGTTGTCGACCGCGATCGCCGAGCTCTGCGTCGACGCGGGAGGTTCGCTCAGCGGCGAGCACGGGATCGGCACCGACAAGGCCTGTTCGATGCCGCGAATGTTCTCCGAGATCGATCTCGCGGCCATGGACCGGGTGCGCGCGGCATTCGATCCCGACGGGTTGTGCAATCCGGGCAAGGTTCTGCCGACGCCGCGGCTGTGCGGGGAACGTCCCGGACCCTATCGGCCGCATCCGATCGAGACGGCCGGCCTGGCCGGGCGAGGATGA
- a CDS encoding FAD-binding oxidoreductase has translation MATTERPTSTAEAAEALASSRGGIMITGAGSKQGWGAHPEPPETVIDTTALTDVIAYHPGDLSLRVGAGIPLIELQGVLAEHDQWLALDPAEITRGATVGGLLAAGSAGPRRYRYGTLRDLAIGARLVLSDGSVIRSGSHVIKNVAGYALTPLLHGSLGSLALVSEIILRLHPRPAATASVLTRCSLRIACELSASVSASGVEPAALTWAGDDPDDGSTEFLFDGTAAAVAAAAERTAATLRGLGHAPAEIEQRDNADLQTGAWSGRQPPPAPADGLTVLRIGVRPSRLPEAAAAVRDSVAAETATATWHAELGTGALTVLLAGSPEAQARVIDASRRVATGLGGRLLLRDRPPAVAALADALGPPPAEAYLMGAVKRALDPDQRLARGRFAGWF, from the coding sequence ATGGCCACGACCGAACGTCCGACATCCACCGCCGAGGCCGCCGAGGCACTCGCCTCCTCCCGCGGCGGGATCATGATCACCGGAGCCGGCAGCAAGCAGGGATGGGGCGCGCACCCCGAGCCGCCGGAGACCGTGATCGACACCACGGCACTGACCGACGTGATCGCCTATCACCCCGGCGACCTGAGCCTGCGCGTGGGGGCAGGCATCCCGCTCATCGAGCTGCAGGGCGTCCTGGCCGAACATGATCAGTGGCTCGCCCTCGATCCCGCCGAGATCACCCGCGGCGCGACGGTCGGCGGCCTTCTCGCCGCCGGCTCCGCGGGACCCCGGCGATACCGCTACGGCACCCTCCGCGACCTCGCGATCGGCGCCCGTCTGGTGCTCTCCGATGGATCGGTCATCCGGTCGGGCAGCCACGTGATCAAGAACGTCGCAGGGTACGCCCTCACCCCGCTGCTGCACGGGTCTCTCGGCTCACTGGCCCTGGTCTCCGAGATCATCCTGCGCCTGCATCCGCGCCCCGCGGCCACCGCCAGCGTGCTGACACGGTGCTCCCTGCGTATCGCGTGCGAGCTCTCGGCCAGCGTGTCCGCAAGTGGCGTCGAGCCCGCGGCGCTGACCTGGGCGGGCGACGATCCCGACGACGGCAGCACGGAGTTCCTCTTCGACGGCACCGCGGCCGCGGTCGCGGCCGCCGCCGAGCGCACCGCGGCGACCCTGCGCGGGCTCGGTCACGCTCCGGCAGAGATCGAGCAACGAGACAACGCCGACCTGCAGACCGGCGCCTGGTCCGGTCGGCAGCCGCCACCGGCGCCCGCGGACGGGCTCACCGTGCTGCGGATCGGCGTGCGCCCCTCCCGGCTGCCCGAGGCGGCCGCCGCGGTGCGGGACAGCGTCGCCGCCGAGACGGCCACGGCCACGTGGCACGCCGAGCTGGGCACCGGCGCGCTGACCGTCCTGCTCGCGGGTTCGCCCGAGGCCCAGGCGCGGGTGATCGACGCCTCGAGGCGCGTCGCGACCGGACTCGGCGGGCGCCTGCTGCTGCGCGACCGCCCGCCGGCGGTGGCGGCGCTCGCGGATGCCCTCGGCCCGCCGCCGGCCGAGGCGTACCTGATGGGCGCGGTCAAGCGGGCACTGGATCCCGATCAGCGCCTGGCGCGCGGCAGGTTCGCCGGCTGGTTCTGA
- a CDS encoding (Fe-S)-binding protein: MVDVTSIFDDHHPPSADLASDCVHCGFCLPKCPTYSLWGQEMDSPRGRIHLIKAGLAGEVEMDETFAGHFDSCLGCMSCVTACPSGVQYDQLLESVRPQIERLQPRTGTDRLFRAMIFALFPHPARLRVAALAGLAHQRLSRPLLRRLGLLDRLPARLRALEALLPPVRAGALFRRAPEFTPAQGERRASVALLTGCAQRVFFSDVNAATIRVLSAEGCDVHVPTNQRCCGALSMHAGRENEGLARARELIDTLGTLDVDHIVTNVAGCGSNLKEYATALRDDPDYAERAEAFSARARDVSELLAELGPAAPRHPVRARVAYHDACHLAHAQQVRRQPREMLRTIPELDVVDIAEWDMCCGSAGIYNLVQPEPADELGRRKVDNILRTDPDLVATGNAGCLLQIRRHLPDRIAIHHPISILDASIRGVEPELPVTAAGGNDHVHANS, from the coding sequence ATGGTCGACGTGACCAGCATCTTCGATGATCATCATCCACCCTCGGCCGATCTGGCCAGCGACTGCGTGCACTGCGGCTTCTGCCTGCCGAAGTGTCCGACCTACTCCCTGTGGGGCCAGGAGATGGATTCCCCACGGGGCCGGATCCACCTGATCAAGGCCGGCCTGGCGGGCGAGGTGGAGATGGACGAGACCTTCGCCGGGCACTTCGACTCCTGCCTGGGGTGCATGTCGTGTGTGACCGCCTGTCCGTCGGGCGTGCAGTACGACCAACTGCTCGAGTCGGTGCGCCCCCAGATCGAGCGCCTCCAGCCACGCACCGGCACCGACCGCCTGTTCCGGGCGATGATCTTCGCCCTCTTCCCCCACCCCGCACGGTTGCGGGTCGCCGCCCTGGCCGGGCTCGCTCATCAGCGCCTGAGCCGACCGCTGTTGCGACGACTCGGCCTGCTGGACCGCCTGCCGGCCCGGCTGCGTGCCCTGGAGGCGCTGCTGCCCCCGGTCCGCGCGGGCGCATTGTTCCGGCGCGCGCCCGAGTTCACACCGGCGCAGGGAGAGCGTCGCGCCAGCGTCGCCCTGCTCACCGGCTGTGCCCAGCGGGTCTTCTTCTCCGACGTCAATGCCGCCACCATCCGGGTGCTCAGTGCCGAGGGATGTGACGTGCACGTGCCGACCAACCAGCGGTGCTGCGGCGCGTTGTCGATGCATGCCGGGCGCGAGAACGAAGGGCTCGCCCGGGCCCGGGAGCTGATCGACACCCTGGGCACGCTCGACGTCGACCACATCGTCACCAATGTCGCGGGCTGTGGATCCAACCTCAAGGAGTACGCGACGGCGCTGCGCGACGATCCCGACTACGCGGAGCGTGCCGAGGCATTCTCCGCCCGGGCCCGAGATGTCAGCGAACTACTCGCCGAGCTGGGCCCGGCCGCGCCCCGGCACCCGGTCCGGGCGCGCGTCGCCTACCACGACGCCTGCCATCTCGCCCACGCGCAGCAGGTGCGCCGGCAGCCGCGGGAGATGCTGCGTACCATCCCGGAGCTCGACGTCGTCGACATCGCCGAATGGGACATGTGTTGCGGATCGGCCGGCATCTACAACCTGGTCCAGCCCGAACCCGCCGACGAGCTGGGCCGTCGCAAGGTCGACAACATCCTGCGGACCGACCCGGACCTGGTCGCCACCGGCAACGCCGGCTGTCTGCTACAGATCCGGCGCCATCTTCCCGACCGCATCGCCATCCACCATCCGATCTCGATCCTCGACGCCTCGATCCGCGGTGTCGAACCGGAGCTGCCGGTCACGGCCGCGGGAGGGAACGACCATGTACACGCCAATTCCTGA
- a CDS encoding L-lactate permease, whose amino-acid sequence MYTPIPDPVGGSLTLSALIATLPLLTVFALLGIARWKAQWAALAGLAVTLLVAVLAYRMPAGQAFSAAAEGAAFGLFPIMWIVVNAIWVYNLTVATGHFDVLRRSFAKVSDDQRIQAIIIAFCFGGLLEALAGFGTPVAITAVMLIAMGFEKFRAAAVALVANTAPVAFGAMAVPITTLASITGLPEADLAAMVGRQTPILAVFVPLVLVSMVDGRRGLRQTWPAAVVGGLTFGILQFLCSNFASVALTDIAASLGGALAVVLLLRVWRPAGAAAVPEPVAVGGGDGIDTDATAPTAAVTQDSRSDMIKAYAPYLVIIAVFSIAQAAPIAALLKLGTIRFAWPGLDIVLADGSRPSAITFKLELLQSGGTLLLVSGLLSMIILGLGPAAAARAYGATVHQLRWAILTVACVLALAYVMNLSGQTTSIGLWMAGAGMAFAFLSPILGWLGVAVTGSDTSSNALFGTLQVAAAQGTGLSPTLLAAANSSGGVLGKMISPQNLAIAAAAVGISGQEGVLLRRLLPWTVVFLLGMCLLIFLQSTPILGWMVP is encoded by the coding sequence ATGTACACGCCAATTCCTGACCCGGTCGGGGGCTCGCTGACGCTGTCGGCGCTGATCGCCACCCTGCCCTTGCTGACCGTTTTCGCCTTGCTCGGTATCGCGCGATGGAAGGCGCAATGGGCGGCGCTGGCCGGCCTGGCGGTGACCCTGCTGGTCGCCGTGCTTGCCTACCGGATGCCGGCCGGTCAGGCATTCTCCGCGGCGGCCGAGGGGGCGGCTTTCGGCCTGTTCCCGATCATGTGGATCGTCGTCAACGCGATCTGGGTCTACAACCTGACCGTCGCCACGGGCCATTTCGACGTCCTTCGTCGCAGCTTTGCGAAGGTGTCGGATGATCAACGGATCCAGGCGATCATCATTGCGTTCTGCTTCGGCGGCCTCCTCGAGGCTCTCGCCGGTTTCGGTACGCCGGTGGCCATCACCGCCGTGATGTTGATCGCCATGGGCTTCGAGAAGTTCAGGGCCGCGGCCGTCGCGCTGGTCGCCAACACGGCCCCGGTCGCGTTCGGCGCGATGGCGGTTCCGATCACCACATTGGCATCGATCACCGGACTTCCCGAGGCCGACCTCGCCGCAATGGTCGGTCGGCAGACGCCCATCCTGGCGGTCTTCGTTCCCCTGGTCCTCGTCTCGATGGTCGACGGCCGGCGCGGGCTCCGCCAGACCTGGCCCGCCGCCGTGGTGGGCGGGCTGACGTTCGGCATCCTGCAGTTCCTGTGCTCCAACTTCGCCAGCGTTGCCCTGACCGACATCGCCGCGTCCCTGGGCGGCGCCCTGGCAGTCGTGCTGCTGCTGCGGGTCTGGCGGCCGGCGGGGGCGGCTGCCGTCCCGGAGCCGGTCGCGGTCGGCGGCGGTGACGGGATCGACACCGACGCGACTGCGCCCACCGCCGCCGTGACGCAGGACTCCCGTAGCGACATGATCAAGGCGTATGCGCCCTACCTGGTGATCATCGCGGTGTTCAGCATCGCTCAGGCCGCGCCGATCGCCGCGCTGCTGAAGCTGGGGACGATCCGTTTCGCATGGCCCGGCCTGGACATCGTGTTGGCCGACGGGAGTCGGCCATCGGCAATCACGTTCAAGCTGGAGCTGCTGCAGTCCGGGGGTACGCTCCTGCTCGTCTCCGGACTGCTCAGCATGATCATCCTGGGGCTCGGCCCGGCAGCCGCCGCCCGCGCCTACGGGGCGACCGTGCACCAGCTCCGCTGGGCGATACTCACGGTGGCCTGTGTGCTCGCCCTGGCATATGTGATGAACCTGTCCGGGCAGACCACGAGCATCGGGCTGTGGATGGCCGGCGCCGGGATGGCGTTCGCCTTCCTCTCCCCGATCCTGGGTTGGCTCGGGGTGGCCGTGACCGGTTCGGACACCTCGTCGAACGCCCTGTTCGGCACCCTGCAGGTCGCCGCCGCCCAAGGCACCGGGCTGTCGCCCACGCTGCTGGCGGCCGCCAACAGCTCCGGGGGTGTCCTGGGCAAGATGATCTCTCCGCAGAATCTGGCGATCGCCGCGGCCGCGGTCGGCATCAGTGGCCAAGAAGGCGTTCTGCTGCGTCGACTGCTGCCCTGGACGGTGGTCTTCCTGCTGGGCATGTGCCTGCTGATCTTCCTGCAGTCAACCCCCATCCTCGGCTGGATGGTCCCGTGA
- a CDS encoding hydroxypyruvate isomerase family protein, translating into MIRFDVNCSILFTELPLLERPAAARAAGFDAIELWWPFADAVPAQAEIDALVRAIEEAGVTLVGLNFAAGDMPGGDRGLFSWPRRATELRDNIDVALGIGERLGCRAFNALYGNRIDDVRPEAQDELAVENLALAAERADRFGGVILVEPVSGAPRYPLRTAADALAVVDAAGRDNVAILADLYHLAVNGDDVEAVIDTHTDRIGHVQVADAPGRHQPGTGTLPLAAQLAALQAAGYVGNVGLEYIPDGPSERSFGWLTEEFTTKEKLA; encoded by the coding sequence ATGATCAGATTCGATGTCAACTGTTCCATCCTGTTCACCGAGCTCCCCCTGCTCGAACGCCCGGCCGCCGCCCGGGCAGCGGGCTTCGACGCGATCGAGCTGTGGTGGCCGTTCGCCGATGCGGTGCCCGCGCAGGCCGAGATCGACGCCCTGGTCCGGGCCATCGAGGAGGCGGGGGTCACCCTCGTCGGCCTGAACTTCGCCGCCGGCGACATGCCGGGCGGTGATCGTGGCCTCTTCTCGTGGCCGCGCCGGGCCACGGAACTGCGCGACAACATCGATGTCGCGCTGGGTATCGGCGAGCGATTGGGCTGTCGCGCCTTCAACGCCCTCTACGGCAACAGGATCGACGACGTCCGGCCCGAGGCCCAGGACGAGCTCGCGGTGGAGAATCTCGCCCTTGCCGCCGAGCGCGCCGACCGGTTCGGCGGGGTCATCCTCGTCGAACCGGTGAGCGGCGCCCCCCGCTATCCGCTGCGCACGGCGGCCGACGCCCTCGCCGTCGTCGACGCGGCCGGGCGGGACAACGTCGCCATCCTGGCCGACCTCTACCACCTGGCGGTCAACGGCGACGACGTCGAGGCGGTGATCGACACCCACACCGACCGCATCGGGCACGTGCAGGTGGCCGATGCGCCGGGGCGCCACCAACCCGGGACCGGGACGCTGCCGCTGGCAGCACAGCTCGCGGCGCTGCAGGCCGCGGGCTATGTGGGCAACGTCGGCCTGGAGTACATCCCGGACGGCCCGTCCGAGCGCAGTTTTGGCTGGTTGACCGAAGAGTTCACGACGAAGGAGAAGTTGGCATGA